In the Ursus arctos isolate Adak ecotype North America unplaced genomic scaffold, UrsArc2.0 scaffold_5, whole genome shotgun sequence genome, one interval contains:
- the LOC113261923 gene encoding olfactory receptor 56-like, producing the protein MVWVGNQTLISHFILLGLFTHSPLHLFFFSIIMVMFLVALSGNGLMILLITIDSSLHSPMYFFLSWLSLMDLMLISTIVPRMATDFLLGRGSISFTGCGLQILFFLTLLGDECFLLAFMAYDRYVAISNPLRYSVVMSCRVCWLMVAGSWLFGLMDGLIQAIFTLRFPYCGSQEIDHFFCEVPAILKLACADTSLYETMIYVCCILMLLLPFSVISASYLRILVAVLHMRSTEGRRKAFATCSSHMAVVSLFYGAAMITYMRPQAYHSSKQDKVVSAFYTMITPMLNPLIYTLRNKEVAGALRKLLGRCPCGGRPGLG; encoded by the coding sequence ATGGTCTGGGTGGGAAACCAAACTCTCATCTCCCACTTCATCCTCCTGGGTCTTTTCACCCACTCACCACTAcacctcttcttcttttccaTCATCATGGTCATGTTCCTAGTGGCCCTCTCTGGCAATGGGCTCATGATCCTCCTCATCACCATTGACTCCAGCCTGCACagccccatgtacttcttcctcagctGGTTGTCACTCATGGACCTCATGCTCATCTCTACGATTGTGCCACGGATGGCCACCGACTTCCTCCTGGGCCGTGGCTCCATCTCCTTCACAGGCTGTGGGCTCCAGatcctcttcttcctcactctCCTGGGAGATGAGTGCTTTCTGCTGGCCTTCATGGcttatgaccgctatgtggccatcagCAACCCATTGAGGTACTCAGTGGTTATGAGTTGCCGTGTCTGCTGGCTCATGGTGGCAGGGTCCTGGCTCTTTGGCCTGATGGATGGACTAATCCAAGCCATTTTCACTCTTCGCTTCCCCTACTGTGGCTCTCAGGAGATCGACCACTTCTTCTGTGAGGTTCCTGCCATACTGAAGTTAGCCTGTGCTGACACCTCCCTCTACGAGACCATGATCTATGTCTGTTGCATCCTAATGCTGCTCCTGCCCTTCTCTGTCATTTCTGCTTCCTACCTGCGGATCCTGGTAGCTGTGCTCCACATGCGTTCTACTGAAGGTCGACGGAAGGCCTTTGCCACCTGCTCCTCTCACATGGCAGTGGTCTCTCTCTTCTATGGGGCTGCCATGATCACCTACATGCGGCCTCAGGCCTACCACTCCTCCAAGCAGGACAAGGTGGTCTCGGCTTTCTATACGATGATCACCCCTATGCTTAATCCACTCATCTACACCTTGAGGAACAAGGAAGTGGCTGGAGCTCTCAGGAAACTCCTGGGGAGGTGTCCCTGTGGTGGGCGGCCAGGGCTAGGATGA